The genomic window TATCGGTATAGCAGATGTTTCGTGGAAGATAAATTCAAAGAATACTTTACGTGCCGAAGCTCAAATGTTATTCACAAAACAAGATAAGGGTAATTGGGCTACATTAACCTTGGAATATACTTTAGCTCCGCATTGGTTTATAACTATCATGGATGAGTATAATTATGGAAATCCTGACAAAGATCAAAAATTACATTATTATAATATATCTGCCGGTTATGTTTATAAATCAACGAGAGTATCGGTTGCTTATGGTCGCCAACGCGAAGGTTTACTTTGTATTGGAGGTGTTTGTAGATATGTTCCTGCTGCAAGCGGAATATCTCTGTCTTTAAGTACTTCATTTTAATCAAAATATAACTTTAGTATGAAATTAAATTTTTTAAAATATTTTATTCCGATAGTGATTGTTTCATTATTTGTTGCTTGTGATGTTATTCCTGAAAATTCTTATTATACCCCGATTGAAAATCCGACTGTAAACGCAAATAAACGTGTAGCTCTTATAGAAGATTTTACGGGCCATAAATGTCCGAATTGTCCGAAAGCTGCTGAAGAATCAGAGAAATTAATTACAATGTACGGAAGTAAAGTAATTGTTATTGCTATTCATTCAGGAACCTTTTCAACACCTGTCGGACAAGGTTTCAATACAAACTACAGAACTCCCGAAGGAAATGAAATTCACAATTACTTTGAATTGCAATCATATCCTAAAGGATTAGTTAACAGAACTAATACCGACGGTGTGTTTTTATTGGATTATGGTCAGTGGGAAGCTAAAGTTGCAGAAATTGTAGAGCAAGATCCGCAAGTGAAGATTAATTTCGATCATATATATGTTTACGAAGGAGATTCCTCCACTGTACGAATTGGGGTTGTAACAAATTTCGTAGGTGAAGAGCTTATTCCTTCAAATCTTTGTGCTTTTATTATTGAAAGCGGAATGGTAAGCCCTCAAATTGACGGAACCGAAACTATTGAGAATTATGTTCATAATCACGTTTTAAGAACATCATTTGATGAGTCAGGTGCTTGGGGGATTGAATTGAGAGGTATTGGTGAAGAAACAAATATATTTAATGTTACTCTTAATGGTGCTTGGGTGCCTGAAAATTGCGAAATTGTAGTTTATGTTTATAATACTCAAACTATGGAAATTTTGCAGGCAGCAGCGCATCATGTAAAATAACTTTTTGGGTACTGCGAACAACTTTTTTACAACCATAATAGAGATGTTTTGTTGAAAGTTAGTTCATGAACTATATAGCGTTATCATACAAACAGCATTTTGCCGTTTGTAAAATTGAAAGATGATAGCTATGTGTTATTTATGGTTTTTGATGTGAATAGATTGATTTTGGTGAATCTTAACAAAACAACAGTCTATAAGAAAGCATGATACGGAATTTAATAAAAAATAACTTGAGGTACTATTGTCCTAATATTTAATTTTGAAAAAAATGTTTTTATGAAAAAGCCATTATTTATTTCAGTAGTTTGTCTGTTTATTGTATTTTTTGCAAGTTGTGAAAAAAAAGATATAGACTCTTTCTCAGAGCAATCTGAGCCTATTCTCAAAAGTGATACGCTTGGTTTCGCCAATGAACCTGGTAATGTAATAATTTTAGGAAATAAGCTTGAAAACGCGTATTCTGTTCAAAATATGACTGCTGCTTATGCCAGTTTAAAAGCTTCAAATCGCAACCCATTCTCATCACTTCCGATCAATCAAAACATTGCAATTGTCACAACGCATTTGTATATTTGTTTTAAGCCGCAAGATACGACGGAATACAATTACCTAATTGATAAATCCGGACTATCACTTTTTGCATATCCAATGGACTATGAAATAATCCAACATGGACTTTATTATGTAAGACCTGACGCAAATGAGGGTGATTTACCATGGTTATATACTACAATACCTGTAAATAAGGCAAATGACATTAATCTAAGTTATGACATATTAGATCATTGCTTTATTCCGGAAGAACTTTTATCAAATGAGATTGAAATCAGCACGTCAACTTTAGAAACATTGACTTTACTTGAGTTAACGGCTTTAATGCAAACTAATAATATTACTCAGGCAGAGTATAATGAGTCTTTGCTTGCCAAAGGATCAAAATATCCGACCGGTTACATAAAAGTCAGAAATACAAATACAAATAGTTTAGAAGGCGTAAAAAAAGTGAAAGTTAGAGTTCATAACATTGTAAAATGGTGTGAAGTTTATACTGATGAAATTGGTTATTATAAAATGTCTAAGTCTTATTTGACAAAAGTACATTATGCCACGATATTTGAGAATTCAACAGGATTTAAAATATGGGGT from Bacteroidales bacterium includes these protein-coding regions:
- a CDS encoding Omp28 family outer membrane lipoprotein gives rise to the protein MKLNFLKYFIPIVIVSLFVACDVIPENSYYTPIENPTVNANKRVALIEDFTGHKCPNCPKAAEESEKLITMYGSKVIVIAIHSGTFSTPVGQGFNTNYRTPEGNEIHNYFELQSYPKGLVNRTNTDGVFLLDYGQWEAKVAEIVEQDPQVKINFDHIYVYEGDSSTVRIGVVTNFVGEELIPSNLCAFIIESGMVSPQIDGTETIENYVHNHVLRTSFDESGAWGIELRGIGEETNIFNVTLNGAWVPENCEIVVYVYNTQTMEILQAAAHHVK